One window from the genome of Rhodobacteraceae bacterium S2214 encodes:
- a CDS encoding iron ABC transporter permease, translating into MNVKTIFLALCPIMAQAQGFAGLGGDADGFSVPTPDPVFDFPTDHGPHNDYRIEWWYLTANLQAEDGTDYGLQWTLFRSALAPEAGAGWTAPQLWMGHAAVTTPTDHYVTERIGRGGIGQAGVTADPFEAWIDDWTLVGNWTTLDMTASGPDFAYDMDLTAQGPLIFHGDAGYSVKSAGGQASYYYSQPYFDIAGTLTLPDGQVAVTGSAWLDREWSSQPLAADQTGWDWFSLSFDDGTKMMGFLLRQSDGSAYSSATWIDSDGTTTAYPDGAFQAEPLAMSDTSGATVPTTWRVQLADKGVDATVTAINTDAWMTTSVPYWEGPVRITGSHTGRGYLEMTGYE; encoded by the coding sequence ATGAACGTTAAAACTATCTTCTTGGCGCTATGCCCGATCATGGCACAAGCCCAAGGGTTTGCCGGCCTCGGCGGTGACGCGGACGGGTTCAGCGTACCGACGCCGGATCCTGTGTTTGATTTCCCCACAGACCACGGTCCGCACAACGACTACCGCATCGAATGGTGGTATCTGACGGCGAACCTGCAAGCCGAAGACGGCACCGACTACGGCCTGCAATGGACGTTGTTCCGGTCCGCTTTGGCCCCCGAAGCAGGCGCAGGTTGGACCGCCCCACAACTGTGGATGGGGCACGCGGCTGTCACCACGCCAACCGACCACTACGTCACCGAACGGATCGGGCGCGGCGGGATCGGGCAGGCGGGTGTGACAGCGGACCCGTTTGAAGCATGGATCGACGATTGGACTTTGGTAGGGAATTGGACGACGCTGGACATGACCGCCAGTGGCCCTGATTTCGCCTACGACATGGACCTGACCGCGCAAGGCCCGCTGATCTTTCACGGCGACGCTGGCTATTCTGTGAAATCGGCGGGGGGGCAGGCGTCCTATTACTATTCTCAACCCTATTTCGACATCGCAGGTACGCTTACCTTGCCTGACGGGCAGGTCGCAGTCACGGGCAGCGCATGGCTCGACCGCGAATGGTCATCGCAACCGTTGGCCGCGGATCAAACTGGCTGGGACTGGTTTTCGCTCTCGTTCGATGACGGGACCAAGATGATGGGCTTCCTGCTGCGTCAATCCGACGGCAGTGCCTATTCGTCGGCCACTTGGATCGACAGCGATGGGACGACAACCGCCTACCCAGACGGTGCGTTTCAGGCCGAACCGCTGGCTATGTCCGATACCAGCGGCGCAACTGTTCCGACGACATGGCGGGTCCAATTGGCCGACAAGGGCGTCGATGCAACGGTGACGGCCATCAACACAGACGCATGGATGACAACATCAGTGCCCTATTGGGAAGGACCGGTGCGGATCACAGGTAGCCACACAGGTCGCGGATATTTGGAGATGACAGGCTATGAATAA
- a CDS encoding acetyl-CoA C-acyltransferase family protein: MTDIVILGGARTAIGGFGGSLAGTTPITLGTTVAQAAISRAGIAADQIGQVAFGHVINTEPKDMYVSRVAAMQAGVPDTVPAMNVNRLCGSGVQAIVSMFQALSLGDADFALAGGTENMSRSPYIMTDARWGAKMGDIKSQDMMLGALNCPFGTGHMGVTAENVAGEHSITREDQDAFAMESQTRAAAAIAAGRFDDQIVPVEVRKRRDTVEFATDEHPKATTLDALAGLRPAFQKDGSVTAGNASGLNDGAAAIVMATEAAAVAAGLTPAFRVLGYAHAGVRPEVMGIGPVPAVQNLLKKTGLKASDFDVIESNEAFAAQAIAVNRALELDPTKVNPNGGAIALGHPVGATGAIITVKAMYELERISGKRALITMCIGGGQGIALAIERL, from the coding sequence ATGACGGATATCGTAATTTTGGGTGGCGCGCGGACAGCGATCGGCGGCTTTGGCGGGTCATTGGCGGGAACGACGCCGATCACGCTTGGCACGACCGTCGCGCAGGCGGCGATCAGCCGTGCGGGCATTGCAGCGGATCAAATCGGCCAAGTCGCATTCGGGCACGTGATCAACACAGAGCCCAAAGACATGTACGTCAGCCGCGTCGCCGCGATGCAAGCGGGCGTGCCGGATACCGTGCCTGCGATGAACGTGAACCGTTTATGCGGGTCTGGTGTGCAAGCGATTGTGTCGATGTTCCAAGCGCTGTCGCTGGGTGACGCCGATTTCGCGTTGGCGGGCGGGACTGAAAACATGTCGCGGTCGCCTTACATCATGACCGACGCCCGTTGGGGCGCGAAGATGGGTGATATCAAGTCCCAGGACATGATGCTCGGCGCGTTGAACTGTCCGTTCGGGACAGGCCATATGGGCGTGACGGCAGAAAACGTGGCGGGTGAACACAGCATCACACGCGAAGACCAAGACGCCTTTGCGATGGAAAGCCAGACACGTGCGGCCGCCGCGATTGCAGCAGGTCGGTTTGACGATCAGATCGTTCCGGTCGAAGTACGCAAACGCCGCGACACTGTTGAATTTGCCACGGATGAACATCCAAAGGCCACAACACTGGATGCACTCGCAGGCCTGCGTCCTGCATTCCAGAAAGACGGCAGCGTCACGGCTGGCAACGCATCAGGCCTGAACGACGGGGCTGCTGCGATTGTTATGGCAACGGAAGCGGCAGCGGTCGCGGCTGGCCTGACGCCAGCGTTCCGCGTTTTGGGCTACGCCCACGCAGGTGTACGGCCAGAAGTTATGGGCATCGGGCCTGTGCCTGCTGTGCAAAATCTGTTGAAGAAAACCGGCCTAAAGGCGTCTGATTTCGATGTGATCGAATCCAACGAAGCCTTTGCCGCGCAGGCCATCGCAGTTAATCGCGCCCTTGAACTGGACCCCACGAAGGTCAACCCGAATGGTGGTGCGATTGCGCTTGGCCATCCGGTTGGCGCGACAGGTGCGATCATCACGGTGAAGGCGATGTATGAACTGGAACGCATCAGCGGCAAACGCGCTTTGATCACGATGTGCATCGGTGGCGGTCAGGGCATCGCGCTTGCGATTGAGCGGCTCTGA
- a CDS encoding pyridoxamine 5'-phosphate oxidase family protein, giving the protein MNNWWETLDGTQAQVWDRLTQGAAERAHVALGTVSIDGQPEVRTVVLRDVDPKTRNLELYTDLQSDKITSLRNNPKAAIHLWDADLALQIRVQADVAILTGDAVMDRWNAVPDHSKNSYGITPAPGQPIPESTAYTKKPDPAVFAVLSCQATHIDTVYLGDIHRRAAFSQVGDWTGKWLAP; this is encoded by the coding sequence ATGAATAACTGGTGGGAAACGCTCGACGGGACACAGGCGCAGGTATGGGATCGGCTGACGCAAGGGGCGGCTGAGCGGGCGCATGTGGCATTAGGGACCGTCAGCATCGACGGCCAGCCAGAGGTGCGGACCGTGGTGCTGCGTGACGTCGATCCGAAAACACGCAACTTGGAACTCTACACCGATCTGCAGTCCGACAAAATCACCAGCCTGCGTAACAATCCAAAGGCGGCGATCCACCTTTGGGATGCTGACCTCGCGCTGCAAATCCGCGTGCAAGCTGACGTCGCGATATTAACCGGTGATGCGGTCATGGACCGTTGGAACGCCGTGCCGGATCATTCCAAAAACAGCTATGGGATCACGCCGGCACCCGGCCAGCCAATCCCCGAAAGCACCGCCTACACAAAGAAACCCGATCCCGCCGTCTTTGCCGTCCTATCCTGTCAGGCGACCCATATTGACACGGTATATCTCGGTGACATCCATCGGCGTGCGGCTTTCTCACAGGTCGGTGACTGGACCGGAAAGTGGCTAGCGCCGTAA
- a CDS encoding FtsX-like permease family protein, translating to MTRAALSALLSHWRRNPLQLFTLLAGLALATALWSGVQAVNAEARASYDNAAATLGEASFDQLVSSEDAPIAQTDYVALRRAGWLVSPVVEGQINGVRLIGIDPLTAPGGLGPVDLVAGADIGAFLSSNGQIFGTADTIAALGALDVDGVITPETAPNVAYTDIGVAQRLLNRSDQIDLLVVAADQPIVQTPLTEIAPNLIRRTAQAGSDVAKLTDSFHLNLTAFGLLSFAVGIFIVNGAIGLAFEQRRPVVRTLRALGVPLNRLIGLIAVELMLMALVAGIIGVALGYVIAGLLLPGVAATLNGLYGAEVAGTLQLRPSWWLSGLAIALGGTAVAAAGALWKLSRMPLLAAAQPRAMAMAAGRRAQVQGILAAVLIGTAVILALTAQGLVAGFAMLAALLIGAALGLPVILSVCLAFGANRAKGVIAQWFWADTRQQLPGLSLALMALLLAMAANVGVSTMVSSFRLTFVGFLDQRLASELYVTATDTVQADAIIDRIAPEVDIVLPIMAATIPLEGIQTEVYGTRIHSTYRDNWILLESGDAPWDRVEAGEAILINEQLFRRADLRVGDTLDVDGEPLVIAGVYGDYGNPIGQAVIGEDIFARMYPDISPLRFGLRITDGDVGRVRMILNEEVGIPEANMINQAGIKAFSLDVFDRTFIVTTALNVLTLAVAGFAILMSLLTLATMRVPQLAPAWAVGVTRKQLGRLEVLRAILLALLTAVIALPLGLGLAWALLAVVNVAAFGWELPMYFFPWDYVRLFGFAVLAAAVAALWPAIRLARTPPADLLKVFSHER from the coding sequence GTGACGCGGGCCGCCCTTTCTGCACTCCTGTCGCACTGGCGGCGCAATCCCTTGCAATTGTTCACTTTGCTGGCCGGATTGGCGCTGGCGACCGCATTGTGGTCCGGCGTGCAGGCCGTGAACGCAGAAGCGCGCGCCAGCTACGACAATGCCGCCGCGACCTTGGGCGAAGCCAGTTTTGATCAACTCGTGTCCAGCGAGGACGCACCGATTGCCCAAACCGATTATGTCGCACTGCGCCGCGCGGGCTGGCTGGTCAGTCCCGTTGTCGAAGGGCAGATCAACGGCGTTCGTCTGATCGGGATCGATCCGCTGACTGCGCCGGGTGGTCTTGGTCCCGTTGATCTTGTGGCAGGTGCGGACATTGGCGCATTTCTGTCGAGCAACGGCCAAATCTTCGGCACAGCTGACACAATTGCGGCCTTGGGCGCGTTGGACGTGGACGGCGTTATCACACCGGAAACCGCCCCGAATGTCGCCTATACTGACATCGGCGTCGCGCAGCGTCTTCTTAATCGTTCCGATCAAATTGATCTGCTTGTCGTTGCGGCTGACCAGCCCATCGTGCAAACACCACTGACAGAGATCGCCCCGAACCTGATCCGTCGTACCGCCCAAGCTGGATCTGATGTGGCGAAGCTCACCGATAGTTTTCATCTTAATCTCACCGCATTTGGACTGCTGTCCTTTGCCGTCGGCATTTTCATCGTGAACGGGGCGATTGGTCTCGCGTTTGAACAGCGCAGGCCCGTCGTTCGCACGTTGCGGGCGCTGGGCGTGCCGTTGAACCGTTTGATCGGGCTGATCGCGGTCGAACTTATGCTCATGGCGCTCGTTGCGGGCATCATCGGGGTGGCGCTTGGGTACGTCATCGCGGGGCTTTTACTGCCGGGGGTCGCCGCGACGTTGAACGGACTTTACGGGGCAGAGGTGGCTGGCACCCTGCAACTGCGCCCCAGTTGGTGGCTGTCAGGTCTGGCGATTGCGCTGGGCGGCACAGCCGTCGCAGCGGCAGGGGCACTATGGAAACTCAGCCGGATGCCATTGCTCGCCGCGGCACAACCCCGCGCCATGGCGATGGCGGCAGGACGCCGCGCGCAGGTGCAAGGCATATTGGCGGCGGTTCTAATCGGCACGGCAGTCATCTTGGCACTGACTGCACAGGGACTGGTCGCAGGTTTCGCCATGCTCGCGGCCCTTTTGATTGGCGCGGCGCTTGGTCTGCCTGTGATCCTTAGCGTTTGTTTGGCTTTCGGGGCGAACCGCGCCAAAGGCGTCATCGCGCAATGGTTTTGGGCGGACACGCGGCAGCAACTACCGGGTCTATCGCTCGCGCTCATGGCCTTGTTGCTTGCGATGGCGGCAAACGTGGGCGTGTCGACGATGGTCAGCAGTTTTCGCCTGACCTTCGTCGGTTTCCTTGATCAACGCCTCGCGTCGGAACTGTACGTCACGGCCACCGACACAGTGCAAGCCGACGCCATTATCGACCGGATCGCACCCGAAGTGGACATCGTCCTGCCCATCATGGCGGCCACAATCCCGCTGGAAGGCATCCAGACCGAAGTCTACGGCACCCGCATCCACAGCACCTATCGCGACAACTGGATCTTGCTGGAAAGCGGTGACGCGCCGTGGGACCGCGTTGAGGCAGGCGAGGCAATCTTGATCAACGAACAATTGTTCCGGCGGGCGGATTTGCGGGTCGGTGATACGCTGGACGTCGACGGCGAACCGCTGGTGATCGCGGGCGTTTATGGGGATTACGGCAACCCGATCGGGCAGGCTGTGATCGGCGAAGATATCTTCGCACGGATGTACCCCGACATCAGCCCGCTGCGGTTTGGCCTACGGATCACCGACGGCGATGTGGGTCGCGTGCGGATGATCCTAAACGAAGAGGTCGGCATCCCAGAGGCGAACATGATCAACCAAGCGGGGATCAAAGCGTTTTCGCTCGACGTCTTTGATCGCACCTTCATCGTCACAACAGCATTGAATGTGCTGACACTCGCCGTCGCTGGTTTCGCGATTCTGATGAGCTTGCTGACATTGGCCACGATGCGCGTCCCACAGCTTGCCCCTGCTTGGGCGGTGGGCGTGACGCGCAAACAACTCGGGCGGCTCGAAGTATTGCGTGCAATCTTGCTTGCGTTGCTTACTGCAGTCATCGCCTTGCCGCTGGGCCTTGGGCTAGCGTGGGCACTACTAGCGGTCGTGAACGTCGCGGCCTTCGGGTGGGAACTGCCGATGTATTTCTTCCCGTGGGATTACGTGAGGCTGTTCGGTTTCGCGGTTCTCGCAGCCGCTGTCGCCGCCCTTTGGCCCGCCATCAGGCTGGCCCGCACCCCGCCTGCTGATCTGCTCAAGGTGTTTTCCCATGAACGTTAA
- a CDS encoding ABC transporter ATP-binding protein, producing MLLNATNIHKTFHTADGPFAVLRGVDLTLDAGESLALTGESGSGKSTLLHLIGGLDTPDQGQIMIDGVDIAAMDDTGRATLRRGTVGVVFQQFNLIPSLRVADNIAFQARLAGTNDTAWNAHLADSMGLTPHLRKYPEQLSGGQQQRVAIARTLAPRPKLVLADEPTGNLDEATADDVMSLMLALVADTGAGLLMVTHSDALAGRLARRVHLRAGQVA from the coding sequence ATGCTGCTGAACGCGACCAATATTCACAAGACATTTCACACCGCTGATGGGCCGTTCGCGGTGCTGCGCGGTGTCGACCTGACATTAGACGCTGGCGAAAGCCTCGCGTTAACCGGTGAAAGCGGCAGTGGCAAAAGCACGCTGCTTCATCTGATTGGCGGTCTTGATACGCCAGATCAGGGGCAGATCATGATTGATGGCGTGGACATTGCCGCGATGGATGACACGGGTCGTGCGACGCTGCGGCGTGGCACCGTTGGCGTCGTCTTTCAGCAGTTCAACCTGATCCCAAGCCTGCGGGTCGCGGACAATATCGCGTTTCAGGCCCGTCTTGCGGGCACGAACGACACTGCATGGAACGCACACCTTGCTGATAGCATGGGCCTGACCCCGCATCTGCGCAAATATCCGGAACAACTGTCTGGTGGGCAACAACAGCGCGTGGCGATTGCCCGCACGCTGGCCCCGCGCCCCAAGCTGGTGCTGGCGGATGAACCTACTGGTAATCTGGACGAGGCGACAGCGGACGACGTCATGTCCCTGATGCTGGCGCTGGTTGCCGATACGGGGGCTGGCCTGTTGATGGTCACGCATTCCGACGCGCTAGCGGGGCGTCTCGCGCGGCGCGTTCATCTGCGGGCAGGGCAGGTCGCGTGA
- the recQ gene encoding DNA helicase RecQ: MGATTLLRDVFGFDAFRPGQQDIVEAVVDGRNTLAIMPTGGGKSLCFQLPALVRDGVTVVISPLIALMRDQVRGLREAGVEAGALTSGNTDEETDAVWRGLEAGTLKLLYMAPERLSSSGTINMLRRAGVSMIAVDEAHCVSQWGHDFRPDYLRIGELRATLDVPLAAFTATADAETQEEIIRKLFDGEKPATFLYGFDRPNIHLAFQVKDGPRAQILNFASARKGQSGIVYCGTRAKTETLAGALREVGHSACYYHGGMDAEERRDVERRFQQEDGLIVVATVAFGMGIDKPDIRWVAHADLPKSIEAYYQEIGRAGRDGDPAETLTLFGPDDIRYRRQQIDEGIAPPERRAADHGRLNALLGLAEALRCRRVNLLRYFGENPEPCGKCDLCDKPAEIFDATTPVRMALSAALRTEEWFGSGHLIDILLGANTDKIRQRGHDSLPTYGVGKEYDRRQWQAIFRQMMGHDLMRPDPARHGALRMTDGAIPILKGEASIELRRDTIRAAKGTSPKVRQMVSEEDAPLLSALKAKRRYLAEQANAPAYIIFNDRTLIEMAEKRPMTLDDMARIGGVGAKKLESYGNAFLEVIAGEAEQLHPQRRKLAGRNEGDVYDRLLAVQTDLQRGPHGADKPMSLNASLLAKVAQLRGADSTMIERLIGEKYAERFGDAFLEVLESA, encoded by the coding sequence ATGGGCGCTACCACGCTACTTCGTGATGTGTTTGGATTCGATGCCTTCCGGCCCGGCCAACAAGACATTGTCGAAGCTGTTGTTGATGGGCGCAATACGCTGGCGATCATGCCAACGGGTGGCGGCAAATCCTTATGTTTTCAATTGCCAGCATTGGTCCGCGATGGTGTCACTGTCGTGATTTCCCCGCTGATTGCGTTGATGCGCGATCAGGTGCGGGGCCTGCGCGAAGCGGGGGTCGAGGCCGGTGCGCTAACGTCCGGCAATACGGATGAAGAAACCGACGCCGTCTGGCGCGGGCTTGAAGCCGGTACGCTGAAGCTGCTGTATATGGCCCCTGAACGTCTGTCATCGAGCGGGACGATTAATATGCTGCGCCGTGCGGGTGTCAGCATGATTGCTGTCGACGAGGCGCATTGTGTTTCCCAATGGGGCCATGATTTCCGTCCAGATTACCTGCGGATCGGTGAACTGCGGGCGACGCTGGATGTGCCATTGGCCGCATTTACCGCCACGGCAGATGCCGAGACCCAAGAAGAGATCATTCGCAAACTGTTCGACGGTGAAAAGCCTGCGACGTTTTTGTATGGTTTTGACCGCCCGAATATCCACCTCGCGTTTCAAGTGAAGGACGGGCCCCGCGCCCAAATCCTGAACTTTGCAAGTGCGCGCAAAGGCCAGTCCGGCATTGTCTATTGCGGCACGCGTGCAAAAACCGAAACGCTGGCGGGTGCGCTGCGCGAGGTCGGACATTCCGCCTGTTATTACCACGGCGGGATGGACGCCGAAGAACGTCGCGATGTGGAACGCCGCTTTCAGCAGGAAGACGGGTTGATCGTGGTTGCGACCGTGGCCTTCGGAATGGGGATCGATAAGCCTGACATCCGCTGGGTCGCGCATGCTGATCTGCCGAAATCCATTGAAGCGTATTACCAAGAAATCGGTCGTGCCGGTCGGGATGGTGATCCTGCTGAGACGCTGACGTTGTTTGGCCCCGACGATATCCGGTATCGCCGCCAGCAGATCGACGAAGGGATTGCGCCACCCGAAAGGCGTGCTGCTGATCATGGGCGTTTGAATGCGTTGCTAGGGTTGGCAGAGGCGCTGCGATGTCGGCGCGTAAATCTGCTGCGTTACTTTGGCGAAAATCCAGAGCCGTGCGGCAAATGTGATCTGTGCGATAAACCCGCCGAGATTTTCGATGCGACCACGCCTGTGCGCATGGCCTTGTCAGCCGCGTTGCGGACAGAAGAATGGTTCGGGTCGGGTCATCTGATCGACATTCTGCTTGGCGCAAATACGGACAAAATCCGCCAGCGTGGTCATGACAGCCTGCCGACTTATGGTGTCGGGAAGGAATACGACCGCCGCCAATGGCAGGCGATTTTCCGGCAGATGATGGGTCATGATCTGATGCGGCCTGATCCTGCGCGGCATGGTGCGCTGCGCATGACGGACGGGGCGATTCCGATTTTGAAGGGCGAAGCGTCGATTGAACTGCGCCGTGATACGATCCGCGCGGCAAAAGGTACGAGCCCGAAAGTCCGCCAGATGGTGAGCGAAGAAGACGCGCCGCTGCTGTCCGCGCTCAAAGCAAAGCGCCGTTATCTGGCCGAACAGGCAAACGCCCCTGCCTATATCATTTTCAACGACCGTACGTTGATCGAAATGGCCGAAAAGCGTCCCATGACGCTGGACGATATGGCCCGTATTGGCGGTGTCGGCGCGAAGAAACTGGAAAGCTACGGCAATGCGTTTCTTGAGGTGATCGCAGGCGAGGCAGAACAGCTGCATCCGCAGCGCCGCAAGCTGGCTGGTCGCAATGAAGGCGACGTTTATGATCGGTTGCTGGCTGTCCAGACCGACCTACAACGCGGCCCGCATGGTGCGGATAAACCGATGAGCCTGAATGCGTCGTTGCTGGCCAAAGTCGCACAACTGCGCGGCGCGGATAGCACGATGATCGAAAGGCTGATCGGCGAAAAATACGCCGAACGCTTTGGCGATGCGTTCCTTGAGGTGCTCGAAAGCGCTTAA